One Lacipirellulaceae bacterium DNA window includes the following coding sequences:
- a CDS encoding sulfite exporter TauE/SafE family protein gives MIELPLIFVGGLLGSAHCLGMCGPLAISLSAGTPEGESLLRRQLVFSLGRIFTYSFIGAAAGFGGLWISTSSPGFLLSQAWLGVVAGVVLILMGLVTVGILPRPAAKLLSGLPCGASTWLKTFLTSTNWSGPLLAGLFTGFIPCGLVYAFLFKAASSSSVWLGLATMAAFGLGTVPLMVAVGYSGKVLNLANRTRLFQVAAWCIVLTGAISVVRGANQISQATEGPAPCPLCEQTDAPQGVGPQGVGP, from the coding sequence ATGATTGAACTTCCACTTATCTTCGTCGGCGGCTTGCTGGGTTCGGCCCACTGTCTGGGAATGTGTGGACCGTTGGCGATTTCGCTCAGCGCAGGGACGCCAGAGGGTGAGTCGTTATTGCGACGACAGCTTGTGTTTAGCTTGGGCCGAATATTCACCTATAGCTTTATCGGTGCTGCAGCCGGATTTGGGGGACTTTGGATCTCAACGAGTTCACCAGGATTTCTCTTATCCCAAGCTTGGCTTGGTGTCGTTGCTGGAGTCGTTTTGATCCTGATGGGGTTGGTGACGGTCGGAATACTGCCTCGCCCGGCAGCAAAGTTACTCTCCGGGTTACCCTGCGGCGCATCGACTTGGCTGAAGACGTTCCTTACGTCAACCAATTGGAGCGGCCCCTTGTTGGCAGGCCTCTTCACTGGCTTTATCCCCTGCGGGCTGGTCTATGCATTTCTTTTTAAGGCGGCCAGCTCGAGTAGCGTCTGGCTCGGCTTGGCAACGATGGCGGCATTCGGATTGGGCACCGTCCCCTTGATGGTGGCAGTCGGGTACAGTGGTAAAGTCTTGAACTTGGCCAACCGGACAAGGCTCTTCCAAGTCGCCGCGTGGTGCATTGTCTTAACCGGAGCGATCTCCGTCGTTCGTGGCGCCAATCAAATCAGCCAAGCCACCGAAGGGCCCGCCCCTTGCCCACTCTGCGAACAGACCGATGCCCCTCAGGGTGTTGGCCCTCAGGGTGTCGGTCCCTGA